One window from the genome of Nicotiana sylvestris chromosome 9, ASM39365v2, whole genome shotgun sequence encodes:
- the LOC104228422 gene encoding probable pectate lyase P59 isoform X1, whose protein sequence is MGGPKLKYSFFFLFIIFATIIRNLMAHIGDFDEVWRRRAEEAREYARQIYEPNPENVTLAFNQKVRDTMKELRQVTVSNSTRRGLGTKKYKGPCMVTNPIDRCWRCDPNWADNRKRLADCAMGFGYKATGGKDGEIYIVTDNSDDYAEPKPGTLRYAVIQKEPLWIIFERSMTIRLHQEMIMQSDKTIDARGANVHIAKGAGITLQYIKNVIIHGLHIHDIVEGSGGMVRDAVDHIGIRTVSDGDGISIFGASNIWIDHVSMKKCYDGIIDAVEGSTGITISNGHFTDHNEVMLFGASDSSSIDQVMQITLAFNHFGKRLVQRMPRCRWGYIHVVNNDYTHWNMYAIGGSMHPTIITQGNRFIAPPDIFKKQVTKREYNPEEVWKQWTWRSEGNLFMNGAYFIESGDPDWSKKHKELYDGISAASAEEVTWITRFAGALGCKEGKAC, encoded by the exons ATGGGAGGACCTAAGTTAAAGTATTCGTTCTTCTTTCTATTTATCATTTTTGCTACAATAATACGGAACCTAATGGCTCACATTGGTGACTTTGACGAGGTGTGGCGGAGGAGAGCCGAAGAAGCAAGAGAATACGCCCGTCAGATTTATGAGCCCAACCCTGAAAATGTCACCCTTGCATTTAACCAGAAAGTTCGCGA TACTATGAAGGAACTAAGGCAAGTGACAGTTAGCAATAGCACAAGGAGGGGTCTAGGGACCAAAAAGTACAAGGGACCTTGCATGGTCACAAATCCAATTGATAGGTGCTGGAGATGTGACCCTAATTGGGCTGACAATAGGAAAAGGCTAGCTGATTGTGCAATGGGTTTTGGATACAAGGCCACCGGTGGGAAGGATGGCGAAATCTACATCGTCACCGACAATTCAGACGATTATGCTGAACCAAAACCTGGAACTCTCCGTTATGCCGTTATCCAAAAGGAGCCATTGTGGATCATATTCGAAAGAAGTATGACCATCAG GTTACACCAGGAGATGATCATGCAGAGTGACAAGACCATCGATGCTCGTGGGGCTAATGTTCACATTGCTAAAGGCGCTGGCATTACCCTCCAGTACATCAAGAACGTGATCATCCACGGACTCCATATTCATGACATTGTCGAAGGAAGTGGTGGGATGGTTCGTGATGCAGTGGACCATATTGGCATACGTACCGTTAGTGATGGAGATGGAATTTCTATTTTTGGTGCGTCCAATATATGGATTGATCATGTCTCTATGAAGAAATGCTATGACGGAATCATAGACGCTGTAGAAGGATCGACTGGTATCACTATATCCAATGGACATTTCACTGACCATAATGAGGTGATGTTGTTTGGTGCAAGTGACAGTTCTTCAATAGATCAAGTTATGCAAATCACATTAGCTTTCAATCATTTTGGGAAGAGATTGGTGCAGAGAATGCCAAGGTGCCGATGGGGATATATTCATGTTGTTAACAATGACTATACTCACTGGAATATGTATGCCATTGGGGGTAGTATGCATCCAACTATCATTACCCAGGGTAATCGTTTTATTGCTCCTCCTGACATCTTCAAGAAACAG GTAACAAAGAGGGAGTACAACCCAGAAGAAGTGTGGAAGCAGTGGACATGGAGATCAGAGGGAAATCTATTCATGAATGGAGCATACTTCATTGAATCTGGTGATCCAGATTGGTCCAAGAAACACAAAGAGCTTTATGATGGAATATCAGCTGCCTCAGCTGAAGAAGTTACTTGGATAACTAGATTTGCAGGTGCACTTGGTTGCAAAGAAGGAAAGGCTTGTTAA
- the LOC104228422 gene encoding probable pectate lyase P59 isoform X2, which translates to MKELRQVTVSNSTRRGLGTKKYKGPCMVTNPIDRCWRCDPNWADNRKRLADCAMGFGYKATGGKDGEIYIVTDNSDDYAEPKPGTLRYAVIQKEPLWIIFERSMTIRLHQEMIMQSDKTIDARGANVHIAKGAGITLQYIKNVIIHGLHIHDIVEGSGGMVRDAVDHIGIRTVSDGDGISIFGASNIWIDHVSMKKCYDGIIDAVEGSTGITISNGHFTDHNEVMLFGASDSSSIDQVMQITLAFNHFGKRLVQRMPRCRWGYIHVVNNDYTHWNMYAIGGSMHPTIITQGNRFIAPPDIFKKQVTKREYNPEEVWKQWTWRSEGNLFMNGAYFIESGDPDWSKKHKELYDGISAASAEEVTWITRFAGALGCKEGKAC; encoded by the exons ATGAAGGAACTAAGGCAAGTGACAGTTAGCAATAGCACAAGGAGGGGTCTAGGGACCAAAAAGTACAAGGGACCTTGCATGGTCACAAATCCAATTGATAGGTGCTGGAGATGTGACCCTAATTGGGCTGACAATAGGAAAAGGCTAGCTGATTGTGCAATGGGTTTTGGATACAAGGCCACCGGTGGGAAGGATGGCGAAATCTACATCGTCACCGACAATTCAGACGATTATGCTGAACCAAAACCTGGAACTCTCCGTTATGCCGTTATCCAAAAGGAGCCATTGTGGATCATATTCGAAAGAAGTATGACCATCAG GTTACACCAGGAGATGATCATGCAGAGTGACAAGACCATCGATGCTCGTGGGGCTAATGTTCACATTGCTAAAGGCGCTGGCATTACCCTCCAGTACATCAAGAACGTGATCATCCACGGACTCCATATTCATGACATTGTCGAAGGAAGTGGTGGGATGGTTCGTGATGCAGTGGACCATATTGGCATACGTACCGTTAGTGATGGAGATGGAATTTCTATTTTTGGTGCGTCCAATATATGGATTGATCATGTCTCTATGAAGAAATGCTATGACGGAATCATAGACGCTGTAGAAGGATCGACTGGTATCACTATATCCAATGGACATTTCACTGACCATAATGAGGTGATGTTGTTTGGTGCAAGTGACAGTTCTTCAATAGATCAAGTTATGCAAATCACATTAGCTTTCAATCATTTTGGGAAGAGATTGGTGCAGAGAATGCCAAGGTGCCGATGGGGATATATTCATGTTGTTAACAATGACTATACTCACTGGAATATGTATGCCATTGGGGGTAGTATGCATCCAACTATCATTACCCAGGGTAATCGTTTTATTGCTCCTCCTGACATCTTCAAGAAACAG GTAACAAAGAGGGAGTACAACCCAGAAGAAGTGTGGAAGCAGTGGACATGGAGATCAGAGGGAAATCTATTCATGAATGGAGCATACTTCATTGAATCTGGTGATCCAGATTGGTCCAAGAAACACAAAGAGCTTTATGATGGAATATCAGCTGCCTCAGCTGAAGAAGTTACTTGGATAACTAGATTTGCAGGTGCACTTGGTTGCAAAGAAGGAAAGGCTTGTTAA